A portion of the Meiothermus sp. CFH 77666 genome contains these proteins:
- the murC gene encoding UDP-N-acetylmuramate--L-alanine ligase, whose product MKHYHLMGIGGISMSGLARILRKDGHRVSGCDSQLSDLTRQLEREGIQVQQGHSPAHLEGVDVLVASTAIKDTEPELATAHTLGIPVWRRIQVVAEILKGGYSLGVTGSHGKTSTSSMLASIFLAAQSDPTVLLGAELGLIGGSAKVGSGHYRIAEVDESDPLFRFLELDVAVITNLEADHVSPDGQARPNYHTSFEALQDAVRSFASRARHVIYNGEPRWRLLDNLTQGRPRSSFGLQEGDCHAAHIALEPFGSQFELVWQGQPLGTVRLQVPGEHNISNALAASAAALVAGVPFKAIREGLYQYTGASRRFEKVGELNGALIVDDYAHNATKLFALLKAARNTGLRVRAVFQPHRYGRSEQEWPLYAKALELSDEALILDVYSAEETPLSLTSAQIAGRMLEHLHARGHRARYDSWDNILSYLRQTAAQGDLILTIGAGSVSRLGRLLAAQKEAV is encoded by the coding sequence GTGAAGCATTATCACCTGATGGGCATTGGCGGTATCAGCATGAGCGGGCTGGCCCGCATTCTGCGCAAGGACGGACACCGGGTCAGCGGCTGCGATAGCCAGCTTTCCGACCTGACCCGCCAGCTCGAGCGCGAGGGCATCCAGGTTCAGCAGGGCCACAGCCCGGCGCACCTCGAGGGTGTGGATGTGCTGGTGGCCTCCACCGCCATCAAGGACACCGAGCCTGAGCTGGCCACGGCCCACACCCTGGGCATCCCGGTCTGGCGGCGGATTCAGGTGGTGGCCGAAATTCTCAAGGGGGGCTACAGCCTGGGCGTGACCGGCTCCCACGGCAAAACCAGCACCTCCTCCATGCTGGCCAGCATCTTCCTGGCCGCCCAGAGCGACCCCACGGTGCTGTTGGGGGCCGAGCTGGGCCTGATTGGCGGCAGCGCCAAGGTGGGCTCCGGGCACTACCGGATTGCTGAGGTGGACGAGTCCGACCCCCTGTTTCGCTTTTTAGAGCTCGATGTGGCGGTGATTACTAACCTCGAGGCCGACCACGTCTCGCCCGATGGGCAGGCCCGCCCCAACTACCACACTTCCTTCGAGGCACTCCAGGACGCTGTGCGGTCGTTTGCCAGCCGGGCCCGGCACGTCATTTACAACGGCGAACCCCGCTGGCGCCTGCTGGACAATCTCACCCAGGGCCGCCCCCGCAGCAGCTTTGGGTTGCAGGAGGGCGACTGCCACGCCGCGCATATTGCCCTCGAGCCTTTCGGCAGCCAGTTTGAGCTGGTCTGGCAAGGCCAGCCCCTGGGTACAGTGCGCCTGCAAGTGCCCGGCGAGCACAACATCAGCAATGCCCTGGCCGCCTCGGCTGCCGCGCTCGTGGCAGGGGTTCCCTTCAAGGCCATCCGGGAGGGGCTCTACCAGTACACCGGGGCCAGCCGCCGCTTTGAAAAGGTGGGCGAGCTCAACGGCGCTTTGATTGTGGACGACTACGCCCACAACGCCACCAAACTCTTTGCCTTGCTCAAAGCAGCCCGCAACACCGGCCTGCGGGTGCGGGCAGTCTTCCAGCCCCACCGCTATGGCCGCAGCGAACAGGAGTGGCCCCTCTACGCTAAAGCCCTCGAGCTGTCCGACGAGGCCCTGATTCTCGATGTCTACAGCGCCGAGGAGACCCCTCTCAGCCTCACCAGCGCCCAGATTGCCGGGCGCATGCTGGAGCATCTGCACGCGCGGGGACACCGGGCCCGCTACGATAGCTGGGACAACATCCTGAGCTACCTGCGCCAGACCGCAGCCCAGGGCGATCTGATTCTGACCATCGGCGCCGGGAGCGTCTCGAGGCTGGGCCGTCTGCTGGCGGCGCAAAAGGAGGCCGTATGA
- a CDS encoding FtsQ-type POTRA domain-containing protein: protein MIRAVLIALLLASLAVGSYVVLPIEQVEIVGNRQLSRAEIERLTGLEPGRPWLWAWPSRLEALKQNPWVNSALLERPAPGRLRIVLEERTPIAHLVQGQERYGLSADGVLLPGAPARSPVLEGRGELPIADLLLLIHTFPDAKRIRYNLAGYQVVTPGFVVWGRSVRELQDWAKARRIGKSDASNPLAHPGASTESRIYVYSWGVSARR from the coding sequence ATGATCCGGGCGGTTTTGATTGCCCTGCTGCTGGCCTCGTTGGCAGTGGGTTCGTATGTGGTGCTGCCCATCGAGCAGGTCGAGATTGTGGGCAACCGTCAGCTTTCGCGGGCCGAGATCGAGCGGCTAACCGGCCTCGAGCCGGGGCGTCCGTGGCTGTGGGCCTGGCCCTCCCGGCTCGAGGCCCTAAAGCAAAACCCCTGGGTCAATTCGGCCCTGCTCGAGCGCCCTGCGCCGGGCCGGTTGCGCATTGTGCTGGAAGAGCGCACCCCCATCGCCCATCTGGTTCAGGGCCAGGAGCGCTACGGCCTGAGCGCCGACGGGGTGCTGCTGCCGGGCGCGCCCGCGCGAAGCCCGGTGCTCGAGGGGCGGGGCGAACTTCCCATTGCCGATTTGCTTTTGCTGATCCACACTTTTCCAGATGCAAAGCGCATCCGCTACAACCTCGCAGGGTATCAGGTCGTGACGCCAGGTTTTGTTGTTTGGGGCAGGAGCGTCAGAGAGTTGCAAGATTGGGCCAAAGCCCGCAGAATAGGCAAAAGTGACGCAAGTAACCCTCTTGCGCACCCCGGCGCTTCGACGGAAAGCCGTATCTATGTGTATTCCTGGGGGGTGAGTGCTCGCCGATGA
- a CDS encoding UDP-N-acetylmuramate dehydrogenase — protein MKIVRLPLARLTTLGVGGEAEVWTVETLADLVQATQAPYRVLGNGSNLLVSDAGVAERVIRLSGEFAEWNPDLSGWVGAGALVPSLLQASARLGLSGLEGLHGVPAQVGGAVKMNAGTRFGEMADALEAVELFHDGRLHHYRPSELGFRYRHSELPEGSIVTRVKLKLTPSSEEAVRAKIALVDAARKGQPKKKSAGCAFKNPPGDSAGRLIDVKGLKGTTVGKAMISLEHGNFLVNLGGATAAEMYALIRKVQAVLPLEVEWEIWGEIAPAEAEVSR, from the coding sequence ATGAAAATAGTCCGTCTACCGCTGGCCAGACTCACCACCCTCGGGGTAGGGGGCGAGGCCGAGGTCTGGACAGTGGAAACCCTGGCCGACCTGGTACAGGCCACCCAGGCCCCCTACCGGGTGCTGGGCAACGGTTCCAATCTGCTGGTCTCGGACGCCGGGGTAGCGGAGCGGGTCATCCGGCTCTCGGGCGAGTTTGCCGAGTGGAACCCCGACCTCTCGGGCTGGGTGGGGGCCGGGGCGCTGGTGCCCAGCCTGCTCCAGGCCTCCGCGCGGCTGGGGTTGAGCGGGCTGGAAGGCTTGCACGGGGTGCCTGCTCAGGTAGGCGGGGCCGTCAAGATGAACGCCGGTACCCGCTTCGGCGAGATGGCCGATGCCCTGGAGGCAGTGGAGCTATTCCACGATGGCCGTTTGCATCACTACCGGCCCTCGGAGCTGGGCTTCCGGTACCGCCATTCCGAGCTGCCCGAAGGTAGCATTGTAACAAGGGTCAAGCTCAAACTAACCCCCTCCAGCGAAGAAGCCGTGCGGGCCAAAATAGCCCTGGTAGACGCGGCCCGCAAAGGCCAGCCCAAAAAGAAAAGCGCCGGCTGCGCCTTCAAGAACCCGCCCGGCGACTCGGCAGGTCGGTTGATTGATGTGAAGGGCCTCAAGGGCACTACCGTGGGCAAAGCCATGATTAGCCTCGAGCACGGCAACTTTCTGGTGAACTTAGGCGGAGCCACTGCCGCCGAGATGTATGCCCTCATCCGCAAGGTGCAGGCTGTGCTGCCTTTAGAGGTGGAGTGGGAGATCTGGGGCGAGATTGCGCCCGCCGAGGCGGAGGTGAGCCGATGA
- the murD gene encoding UDP-N-acetylmuramoyl-L-alanine--D-glutamate ligase: MRRLVYGLGRSGLGVLGYLRRHGLSARFYDDQLRPEEAAEARALGFELEPDPQPGSYDEVIAAPGVPIQHPRLQALRAGGAEVIGEAELVYRHSPTPLIGITGTAGKTSCTLFTGHFLRALGFKALEGGNIDPPLASVVDEAEVVVVEMSSFQLERTLHFRPRVAVLLLLGVDHLDRHGSLEAYHAAKLNLIKNLTAKDALVYNALDPKILAALEGNPAQRYPFEPHSDPRETNLNAALQAALAYAHIIQREQPERVLALEATPAALEPFRASAPRPEARYEIFAHIGQLLFIDDSIATRLDSVRMALEAAPPPVAWVLGGVDKGAPVEELREVVARKVRLILAIGRDGSRLAAPFKNLVEVVEIPEPDGRKALEQAVSESLRRLASGSVLLAPLATSFDQFRDYKERSKVFREVVLQLGGIRG; encoded by the coding sequence ATGAGGCGGCTGGTGTATGGGCTCGGGCGCAGTGGCCTGGGGGTGCTGGGCTACCTGCGTCGGCACGGCCTGTCGGCCCGCTTCTACGACGACCAGCTCAGGCCCGAAGAAGCAGCCGAGGCCCGGGCGCTGGGGTTTGAACTCGAGCCCGACCCTCAGCCCGGCAGCTACGATGAAGTGATAGCAGCCCCCGGCGTACCCATCCAGCACCCCCGCCTGCAAGCCCTGCGGGCCGGCGGTGCGGAGGTGATTGGGGAGGCCGAACTGGTTTACCGCCACTCCCCAACCCCGCTCATCGGCATCACCGGTACCGCCGGCAAAACCAGTTGCACCCTGTTCACCGGCCACTTTTTGCGGGCGCTGGGCTTCAAAGCCCTGGAGGGCGGCAACATCGACCCGCCGCTGGCCAGCGTGGTGGACGAGGCCGAGGTGGTGGTGGTGGAGATGAGCAGCTTCCAGCTCGAGCGCACCCTCCACTTCCGCCCCCGCGTGGCGGTGCTGCTCTTGCTCGGGGTGGATCACCTGGATCGGCACGGCAGCCTGGAGGCCTACCACGCCGCCAAGCTCAACCTGATCAAGAACCTCACCGCCAAAGACGCCCTGGTCTACAATGCCCTAGACCCCAAGATCCTGGCCGCCCTCGAGGGAAACCCGGCCCAGCGCTACCCCTTCGAGCCCCATAGCGACCCCCGCGAAACCAACCTGAACGCAGCCCTGCAGGCCGCTCTGGCCTATGCCCACATCATCCAGCGCGAACAGCCTGAGCGGGTTCTTGCGCTCGAGGCCACCCCCGCCGCCCTCGAGCCCTTCCGCGCCTCGGCCCCCCGTCCCGAAGCCCGTTACGAAATCTTCGCCCACATCGGCCAGCTACTGTTCATAGACGATTCCATCGCCACCCGCCTCGACTCGGTGCGCATGGCCCTGGAGGCCGCGCCCCCGCCGGTGGCCTGGGTGCTCGGAGGGGTGGACAAGGGGGCCCCGGTGGAGGAACTGCGCGAGGTGGTGGCCCGCAAGGTCAGGCTAATTCTGGCCATTGGCCGCGACGGTAGCCGGCTGGCCGCACCCTTCAAGAACCTGGTGGAGGTGGTGGAAATCCCCGAGCCCGACGGGCGCAAAGCCCTCGAGCAGGCCGTGAGTGAATCCCTGCGGCGGCTTGCCTCGGGCAGCGTGCTGCTGGCCCCACTGGCCACCTCGTTCGATCAGTTCAGGGATTACAAGGAACGCTCTAAAGTCTTCCGGGAAGTGGTGCTGCAACTGGGAGGTATTCGTGGATAG
- a CDS encoding FtsW/RodA/SpoVE family cell cycle protein, whose amino-acid sequence MDSILLLAQLLLFALSALGVATSDWMRAAPAQHSLENLRNMAISLALMLAVSRLHTQWAIWAARPFFLFSLLLLVANLVVGFGPGSERRFIDLPFTSFNLQASEFAKLAVVLYLAAFFHNKPTDYPIIGPIIAISLAAGLIIASPDLDTGLFVLFFSGFLLVVIGVPLRRLLAIGATAWILAISVSGLYLDRFEKVRDRFEGWSTYVSGRVSELSPEVIRGPLYQITQAHKIIVNAGPFGQGVGARMPNLPESHNDFVLASIIWSGGWLAGFMVLLALWLILARGLQIAANLEGSRSVLALGLTLYLVLQAALNIAAVIGTIPIGGSPLPMVSMGGNSMIMAGLAMGLLQALSREAFAHKQEHKVRGAQP is encoded by the coding sequence GTGGATAGCATTCTGCTACTGGCACAACTTTTGCTTTTCGCCCTTTCGGCGCTGGGGGTGGCCACCTCCGACTGGATGCGGGCCGCACCAGCGCAGCACAGCCTGGAAAACCTGCGCAACATGGCCATCTCGCTGGCCCTGATGCTGGCAGTCTCGCGCCTGCACACCCAATGGGCGATCTGGGCGGCGCGGCCCTTTTTTCTGTTCTCGCTCCTGCTGTTGGTTGCGAACCTGGTGGTGGGGTTCGGGCCGGGCAGTGAGCGCAGGTTTATCGACCTGCCCTTCACCTCCTTCAACCTGCAGGCTTCGGAGTTTGCCAAGCTGGCGGTGGTGCTCTACCTGGCGGCTTTTTTCCACAACAAACCCACCGATTACCCCATCATTGGCCCCATCATTGCCATCAGCCTGGCGGCGGGCCTGATCATCGCCTCGCCCGACCTGGACACGGGCCTGTTTGTGCTGTTTTTTTCGGGCTTCTTGCTGGTGGTGATCGGGGTTCCTTTGCGGCGCTTGCTGGCCATCGGGGCCACCGCCTGGATTCTGGCCATCTCGGTCTCGGGGCTGTACCTCGATCGCTTCGAGAAAGTGCGGGATCGCTTCGAGGGCTGGAGCACCTATGTCAGCGGGCGGGTGAGCGAACTGAGCCCCGAGGTCATCCGGGGCCCCCTGTACCAGATCACCCAGGCGCACAAGATCATCGTGAACGCAGGGCCTTTCGGGCAGGGGGTAGGGGCCCGGATGCCCAACCTGCCCGAGTCCCACAACGACTTTGTGCTGGCCTCGATCATCTGGTCGGGGGGCTGGCTGGCGGGTTTCATGGTTCTGCTGGCCCTGTGGCTGATACTGGCCCGCGGGCTCCAGATTGCCGCCAACCTGGAAGGTTCCCGGAGTGTGCTGGCGCTGGGCCTGACCCTGTACCTGGTGTTGCAAGCCGCCCTGAACATCGCCGCCGTGATCGGCACCATCCCGATTGGGGGTTCCCCGCTGCCTATGGTGAGCATGGGCGGCAACTCGATGATTATGGCCGGTCTGGCCATGGGGCTCTTGCAGGCCCTCTCACGCGAAGCCTTCGCTCACAAACAAGAGCACAAAGTCAGGGGGGCTCAGCCGTGA
- a CDS encoding glycosyltransferase, whose protein sequence is MVIVTGGGTGGHLYPGLAAAKALLEAGEPVTYVGALGGIEERVLPNSGLPYRMIPAGKLSRDALRPAEGMKVLRGLWAAQQVLRELRPRAVLSMGGYAGFPVAFVAAMRGVPMVIHEQNAKLGLANRMLARLARRVTLATPMELPPGLARKTQVVGYPVREEKRPPAEARAALGLEPHRPTLLILGGSQGSKELNEQLPERLYPILGEWQVLHQCGVRWEPELKAKERPHYLVRGYVDSVLAWSAADCAITRGGAGTMSEAAYHQVPVLGVPLPRHLDGGAQWANVGFYAERGAALRLESWAQFEAALNTLLNPSTRAQIRDRLGGLSPAGAAQRLARIVLEAA, encoded by the coding sequence ATGGTGATCGTGACCGGCGGGGGTACCGGCGGCCACCTCTATCCGGGGCTGGCGGCGGCGAAAGCCCTGCTGGAAGCGGGCGAGCCGGTAACCTACGTGGGGGCGCTGGGTGGAATTGAAGAACGGGTTCTGCCGAATAGCGGGCTGCCCTACCGGATGATTCCGGCGGGCAAGCTCTCGCGCGACGCCCTGCGGCCCGCCGAAGGAATGAAGGTGCTGCGGGGCCTCTGGGCGGCACAGCAGGTGCTGCGGGAGCTGAGGCCCAGAGCCGTACTGAGCATGGGCGGTTATGCGGGCTTTCCGGTGGCTTTTGTGGCGGCCATGCGCGGGGTGCCCATGGTGATCCACGAGCAAAACGCCAAACTGGGCCTGGCCAACCGGATGCTGGCCCGGCTGGCGCGGCGGGTCACCCTGGCTACCCCCATGGAGCTGCCCCCCGGACTGGCCCGTAAAACCCAGGTGGTGGGCTATCCGGTGCGGGAGGAAAAACGCCCCCCCGCCGAGGCCCGGGCGGCCCTTGGGCTCGAGCCCCACCGCCCCACCCTCCTGATTCTGGGCGGCAGCCAGGGCAGCAAGGAACTCAACGAGCAACTCCCCGAGCGACTCTACCCGATACTGGGCGAATGGCAGGTTCTGCACCAGTGCGGGGTGCGCTGGGAGCCGGAACTCAAAGCCAAAGAACGGCCCCACTACCTCGTGCGGGGCTATGTGGACAGCGTGCTGGCCTGGAGCGCCGCCGACTGTGCCATCACCCGGGGCGGGGCCGGTACCATGTCCGAAGCGGCCTACCACCAGGTGCCGGTGCTGGGGGTGCCGCTGCCGCGCCACCTGGACGGGGGCGCCCAGTGGGCCAACGTGGGCTTTTATGCCGAGCGCGGCGCGGCCCTGCGGCTTGAGTCCTGGGCCCAGTTTGAAGCTGCGCTTAATACTCTGCTCAACCCCTCCACGCGGGCCCAAATCCGCGATAGACTTGGGGGGTTGTCGCCAGCCGGAGCAGCCCAGCGGCTGGCCCGGATCGTTTTGGAGGCGGCGTGA